The following proteins are encoded in a genomic region of Rhinoraja longicauda isolate Sanriku21f chromosome 28, sRhiLon1.1, whole genome shotgun sequence:
- the LOC144607225 gene encoding kelch-like protein 23, translated as MPVPDAVLEVGQRLFHVNRAALSRASDYFRALFFGGTRERPGRRVVLRGLDAEAFERLLAFAQGGRVGIERHNAAALLEAADFLLFERLKRLCGAFLQRQLRAHNCLGFWAYSRRFACPGLEAAARRVAHTHLAAVVAERQELAQLPEEALAELLASDDLYVGAEDEVFEALVEWASQGPGREAALPTLLGLVRAPFLSLAFLDHLIQRTTGGGGEDDTCSRLLTTLNRALPRHWTAAQGLPQSQRSRTYQTLYVLGGRHELEQQELFQFHPKTNSWQACSPLRRRNLTQYAVAAVGNHIFVTGGYFRDEVVWYCVDWVLIYNCWENSWSQGPPMKQSRNWHCAVGAGQYLYVLGGSTDEAVIGDVERLAVTHSEWVVMSDMVQPVERAAAASDGARIYVLCGLDENGDVYSGVQRLHVDTDVWDVISFSPQPRYDLCATLLNGALYVVGGQTFRLDIDTDEWTPVDEECLSQKFFNGCATVNGRTFLLGERRGNTSIPNMILFDPYTDTCQAVDTAVPCALPVRGCVAIRKFNTT; from the exons ATGCCGGTCCCCGACGCCGTGCTGGAGGTGGGCCAGCGGCTATTCCATGTCAACAGGGCCGCGCTGTCGCGGGCCAGCGACTACTTTCGCGCCTTGTTCTTCGGAGGCACCAGGGAGCGGCCGGGGCGCCGCGTCGTGCTGCGAGGCCTGGACGCCGAGGCGTTCGAGCGGCTGCTGGCCTTCGCCCAGGGCGGCCGCGTCGGCATCGAGCGGCACAACGCGGCGGCGCTGCTGGAGGCCGCAGACTTCTTGCTCTTCGAGCGGCTGAAGCGGCTGTGCGGCGCCTTCCTTCAGCGCCAGCTCCGCGCCCACAACTGCCTGGGCTTCTGGGCCTACTCGAGGCGCTTCGCctgcccgggcctggaggcggcCGCCCGCCGGGTGGCCCACACGCACCTGGCCGCCGTGGTGGCCGAGCGGCAGGAGCTGGCGCAGCTCCCCGAGGAGGCCCTGGCCGAGCTGCTGGCCAGCGACGACCTGTACGTGGGCGCCGAGGACGAGGTGTTCGAGGCCTTGGTGGAGTGGGCGAGCCAAGGGCCCGGCCGGGAGGCGGCCTTGCCTACGCTGCTCGGCCTGGTCCGGGCCCCCTTCCTCAGCCTCGCCTTCCTCGACCACCTCATCCAACGGACCACGGGCGGGGGCGGCGAGGACGACACTTGCAGCCGCCTGCTGACAACGCTCAACCGGGCCCTTCCCCGCCACTGGACGGCGGCCCAGGGCCTCCCCCAGTCCCAGAGGAGCCGCACCTACCAGACCCTCTACGTCCTCGGGGGAAGACACGAGCTGGAGCAGCAAGAACTCTTCCAATTCCACCCTAAAACCAACTCATGGCAAGCCTGCTCCCCTCTCCGCCGTAGAAACCTCACCCAGTACGCCGTGGCAGCAGTAG GGAATCACATCTTTGTTACGGGCGGATACTTTCGAGACGAGGTGGTGTGGTACTGCGTGGACTGGGTGCTGATTTACAACTGCTGGGAGAACAGCTGGTCGCAAGGACCTCCCATGAAGCAATCCCGCAACTGGCACTGTGCCGTCGGCGCCGGCCAGTACCTTTACGTGCTGGGAGGAAGCACCGACGAGGCGGTGATAGGTGATGTGGAGCGCCTGGCGGTGACCCACTCAGAGTGGGTGGTCATGAGCGACATGGTGCAGCCCGTGGAGAGGGCGGCGGCAGCCAGCGACGGGGCCAGAATCTACGTGCTGTGCGGACTGGATGAGAACGGCGATGTCTACAGTGGGGTTCAGCGGCTACATGTGGACACGGATGTCTGGGACGTTATCTCCTTTTCGCCACAACCCCG GTACGATCTTTGTGCCACTCTCCTGAACGGTGCATTATATGTCGTGGGGGGTCAGACATTCCGGCTGGACATAGACACCGACGAGTGGACCCCGGTGGACGAGGAATGCTTGAGTCAGAAGTTCTTCAACGGTTGTGCTACTGTCAACGGGAGGACGTTTCTtctcggggagaggagggggaacacGTCGATCCCGAATATGATTCTTTTCGATCCTTACACCGACACCTGCCAGGCGGTGGACACGGCTGTGCCCTGCGCCCTCCCTGTACGGGGCTGTGTGGCCATCCGAAAGTTCAACACGACGTAG